The following coding sequences lie in one Silene latifolia isolate original U9 population chromosome 5, ASM4854445v1, whole genome shotgun sequence genomic window:
- the LOC141655186 gene encoding cellulose synthase-like protein D3, whose product MNVTVAEKKASANVKAKDILPQCSPPVKFDEFETRMELDEFETTPIKLVEFDIDLFAGCSCSPARPPTPGSPLLDIDPFWFTVWDDIPLFELYEKLTLYDGIRIKIIQAKPVESSSSDASELQQLAPPVAPAVTFARRTSSGRYVNYSRDDLDSEISNTEYANYTVHIPPTPDNQPMANYSVHIPPTPDNQLMTDPTISQRVEEQLVSSSIFTGGFNVVTRAHLMDKVIDTEANHPQMAGTKGSSCAVRGCDGNVMSDGRGLDILPCECDFKICRDCYIDAVKTGDAICPGCKEPYKNTDLDEMTGETPLPLAVPSMERRFSKNERSMSRNERRLSLMKSKGASAPMASHGSMLMRSQTGDFDHSRWLFETKGTYGYGNAIWPEQGGPDTGNDNGNGDVHEPHDFSSKPWRPLTRKIKIRAAILSPYRLLIFIRMVVLGLFLTWRVRHKNEDAIWLWGMSVVCEIWFAFSWLLDQLPKLCPVNRATDLNVLKEKFETPTLSNPTGKSDLPGVDVFVSTADPEKEPPLVTSNTILSILAADYPVEKLACYVSDDGGALLTFEAMAEAASFANVWVPFCRKHNIEPRNPESYFSLKKDPTKNKVRTDFVKDRRRIKREYDEYKVRINGLPDSIRRRSDAYHAREEIKALKLQRQNPADEPLDAVKIPKATWMADGTHWPGTWMHPSPEHSKGDHAGIIQVNFMAQYHLTCNNWTLRVRLDTILGGKGRGGGVKGDKLVSQSIKTSVAAVNANLVESGGPSYTEKFKGKGKANLVGNVAEWVLDTGASRHLCGDKGLFAEFEEVADGECVYMGNSSSAMITGKGYAQNSSAYRFMSLSDRSISEARDLCVFLSMFFHSEEC is encoded by the exons ATGAATGTGACCGTTGCAGAGAAGAAGGCATCTGCGAATGTGAAAGCTAAG GACATTCTTCCACAATGTTCCCCGCCTGTCAAGTTTGACGAGTTTGAGACTCGTATGGAACTTGACGAGTTTGAGACGACTCCTATAAAACTTGTCGAGTTTGACATTGACTTATTTGCGGGATGTTCATGTTCCCCGGCAAGGCCTCCAACACCTGGGTCTCCACTTTTGGATATAGACCCATTTTGGTTTACAGTTTGGGATGATATCCCACTTTTCGAGCT ATACGAAAAACTGACGCTGTATGATGGAATCAGAATCAAAATCATTCAAGCTAAGCCGGTGGAATCGTCCAGCTCGGATGCATCTGAGCTGCAGCAACTGGCTCCTCCTGTGGCACCGGCTGTGACCTTTGCTCGTCGTACCTCATCTGGCCGCTATGTTAACTACTCGAGGGATGATCTTGATAGTGAAATTTCAAATACAGAATATGCAAACTATACGGTTCACATACCACCCACACCGGATAACCAGCCAATGGCAAACTACTCGGTTCACATACCACCCACGCCGGATAACCAGCTGATGACGGACCCTACAATATCTCAGAGGGTTGAGGAGCAGCTTGTTTCCAGCTCTATTTTTACGGGAGGATTCAATGTTGTCACTCGGGCACATCTAATGGACAAGGTGATTGATACTGAAGCAAATCATCCCCAAATGGCGGGTACCAAAGGATCCTCTTGTGCAGTGCGTGGGTGTGATGGTAATGTGATGAGTGATGGGAGGGGTTTGGATATTCTTCCGTGCGAATGTGATTTCAAGATCTGTCGAGACTGTTACATTGATGCTGTCAAGACTGGCGATGCAATTTGTCCCGGTTGTAAGGAGCCTTACAAGAATACTGACTTGGATGAAATGACTGGTGAAACGCCTCTTCCACTTGCAGTTCCTAGCATGGAGAGAAGGTTCTCAAAGAATGAGAGAAGTATGTCAAGGAATGAGAGGAGATTGTCATTGATGAAATCAAAGGGGGCGTCAGCGCCGATGGCAAGCCATGGGTCAATGCTGATGCGAAGCCAGACAGGAGACTTTGATCACAGTCGCTGGTTGTTTGAAACAAAAGGAACTTATGGGTATGGAAATGCTATTTGGCCTGAGCAAGGGGGTCCTGACACTGGTAATGATAACGGCAACGGGGATGTACATGAACCTCATGATTTTTCAAGCAAACCATGGAGGCCTCTTACTCGTAAAATAAAGATTCGTGCTGCTATTCTTAGTCCTTACCG GCTACTCATTTTCATTAGGATGGTCGTTCTCGGCCTCTTCCTTACCTGGAGAGTGAGACATAAAAATGAAGATGCAATATGGCTGTGGGGAATGTCTGTGGTCTGTGAGATTTGGTTTGCGTTCTCTTGGCTTCTTGATCAGCTGCCTAAGCTTTGTCCAGTAAATCGTGCTACAGACCTTAATGTCCTGAAAGAGAAGTTTGAAACTCCTACTCTCAGTAATCCAACAGGAAAATCTGATCTTCCAGGAGTCGATGTGTTTGTTTCGACTGCAGATCCCGAGAAGGAGCCCCCTCTTGTTACTTCAAACACTATCTTGTCTATTTTAGCTGCTGACTACCCCGTCGAGAAACTGGCTTGTTATGTTTCTGATGATGGTGGTGCCCTTTTGACGTTTGAGGCCATGGCTGAAGCTGCAAGCTTTGCTAATGTTTGGGTACCTTTTTGTCGCAAACACAACATTGAACCAAGGAATCCCGAGTCTTATTTTAGTCTAAAGAAGGATCCTACCAAGAATAAGGTTCGAACTGATTTTGTAAAGGACCGCAGACGTATAAAGCGAGAATATGATGAATACAAAGTCCGCATCAATGGTTTGCCTGACTCTATTCGGAGGCGTTCTGATGCCTACCATGCCAGGGAGGAAATAAAAGCTTTAAAACTTCAAAGACAAAATCCAGCTGATGAACCTCTGGACGCGGTAAAAATTCCAAAAGCTACTTGGATGGCTGATGGGACACATTGGCCTGGTACCTGGATGCATCCTTCTCCAGAACACTCCAAAGGTGATCATGCTGGAATCATACAGGTAAACTTTATGGCTCAGTATCACCTGACTTGCAATAACTGGACcttaagggtccgtttggatacaattttaggagggaaagggaggggagggggagtgaagggag ACAAACTTGTTAGTCAATCTATTAAAACTTCTGTTGCTGCTGTTAATGCTAATCTGGTTGAGTCTGGTGGTCCGTCTTATACTgagaagttcaagggtaagggtaagg ctaatctggTGGGTAATGTTGCTGAATGGGTCTTGGATACTGGCGCTTCCAGACATCTCTGTGGTGACAAGGGTTTATTTGCTGAGTTCGAGGAAGTAGCTGATGGGGAATGTGTCTACATGGGTAACTCTTCATCTGCAATGAtcacaggcaaag gttatgctcaaaatagttctGCTTATAGATTCATGTCTTTAAGTGATCGTTCTATATCCGAAGCTAGAGATCTTTGTgtttttttgagcatgtttttccattcTGAAGAATGTTGA